From one Tautonia marina genomic stretch:
- a CDS encoding SMP-30/gluconolactonase/LRE family protein — MTTASILRDEGLIDLIAGPLETLAQGFEFTEGPLWLPDDSLIWQDIKAERTYRLPPGGGPAAVLRERTGAANGQTFGPDGRIVFCEQNGRRVSRMNSDGSGVETVAERFEGKRLNSPNDVVCRSDGLMVFTDPPYGVPSPEQKELPYQAVFSLTTDGVLRPIIHEGFEKPNGLAFSPDERTLYVCDTAKYHIRAFQIDASGRVDPASDRVFATMDPEQPGGPDGLKVDREGRLYVAVAQGIWVYRPDGTLLGIIATPKRPSNLNWWGRDGRSLAITAVDSVYRVRLKVEGVTPPFLPA; from the coding sequence ATGACCACCGCCTCGATCCTGCGAGACGAGGGGTTGATCGACCTGATCGCCGGTCCCCTTGAGACGCTCGCCCAGGGCTTTGAGTTTACCGAAGGGCCCCTCTGGCTTCCCGATGATTCCTTGATCTGGCAGGACATCAAGGCGGAACGAACCTATCGGCTTCCTCCAGGAGGCGGACCCGCCGCAGTGCTTCGCGAGCGAACCGGAGCCGCCAACGGTCAGACCTTCGGACCTGACGGCCGCATTGTCTTCTGCGAGCAGAACGGCCGGCGCGTCTCTCGGATGAATTCCGACGGGTCGGGCGTCGAGACGGTCGCCGAGCGGTTCGAGGGGAAACGCCTCAACAGCCCGAACGATGTGGTCTGCCGAAGTGATGGCCTGATGGTCTTCACCGACCCTCCTTATGGCGTCCCGAGCCCCGAGCAGAAGGAGTTGCCCTATCAGGCTGTCTTCTCCCTGACGACCGACGGAGTCTTGCGCCCGATTATCCATGAAGGGTTCGAGAAGCCGAACGGCCTGGCCTTCTCGCCGGATGAGCGGACGCTTTACGTCTGCGATACCGCCAAGTACCACATCCGGGCGTTCCAGATCGACGCGTCCGGCCGGGTCGATCCGGCAAGCGACCGGGTCTTCGCCACGATGGACCCCGAGCAACCGGGAGGCCCGGACGGCCTGAAGGTTGACCGGGAAGGTCGCCTTTATGTGGCCGTCGCTCAAGGGATCTGGGTCTATCGGCCCGACGGTACCTTGCTGGGAATCATCGCCACGCCGAAGCGGCCGTCGAATCTGAACTGGTGGGGGCGCGACGGTCGCTCATTGGCCATCACGGCGGTCGATTCCGTGTACCGCGTTCGGTTGAAGGTGGAGGGCGTGACACCTCCGTTTCTGCCGGCCTGA
- a CDS encoding PH domain-containing protein — MPPETPSQTFHANRVSRNLGSAMILMMLVLTLGLLTDPNEGFAVQAARADGFWVITFLIAFLVGFSLMGVGLLAHFRRHALVFDPDGLTVRGIFRTRYLPWNDLREAVWRAQKYPSVLLRSDRATLSIDLSPYSYSCADRIVAAFRRNLDPSIQRAWDRFALLAGLDDQGLPLPQPNAEPDPIPAPDATDNQARWDHLFPYVAATGASFQVIAVDVLPPSSSWMILAFVPVALVALWPAPTSFPPSGSLQWLRTMPEEHRREAIDCLAMLAKMVLVGVGLILLIPILVVASSLGALLALHRFAPQFADPETAKLIGASTLLLLTILILIPLERRRKRDREQRLAEHHRMMSEGDSSPST; from the coding sequence ATGCCACCCGAGACGCCCTCCCAGACCTTCCACGCGAACCGTGTGTCTCGGAACCTCGGGTCGGCCATGATCCTCATGATGCTCGTTCTGACCCTTGGGCTTCTGACCGATCCCAACGAGGGGTTCGCGGTCCAGGCCGCGCGGGCCGATGGCTTCTGGGTGATCACCTTCCTGATCGCCTTCCTCGTGGGGTTCAGCCTGATGGGCGTGGGCCTGCTCGCCCACTTCCGGAGGCATGCCCTGGTGTTCGATCCCGACGGGCTCACCGTTCGGGGTATCTTCCGCACCCGGTATCTCCCCTGGAACGATCTTCGGGAGGCCGTCTGGCGTGCCCAGAAATATCCAAGCGTGCTCCTTCGGTCCGATCGGGCAACGCTCTCGATCGACCTGAGCCCATATTCCTACTCGTGTGCTGATCGCATCGTCGCGGCCTTTCGACGCAATCTCGACCCGTCGATCCAGCGCGCGTGGGACCGCTTTGCCCTGCTCGCTGGGTTGGACGACCAGGGACTCCCGCTCCCTCAACCAAATGCCGAACCCGACCCGATCCCCGCTCCTGATGCGACTGACAATCAAGCCCGATGGGATCACCTCTTCCCGTATGTCGCGGCAACCGGGGCCTCATTCCAGGTGATCGCCGTTGATGTCCTCCCCCCGTCGTCGTCGTGGATGATCCTGGCCTTCGTGCCGGTCGCCCTCGTGGCCCTTTGGCCTGCCCCGACGTCGTTCCCACCCTCGGGAAGCCTTCAATGGCTACGGACTATGCCCGAGGAGCACCGCCGCGAGGCGATCGACTGCCTTGCGATGCTGGCGAAGATGGTGCTTGTCGGAGTGGGTTTGATCCTGCTCATCCCCATCCTGGTCGTCGCTTCGAGCCTCGGGGCCTTGCTTGCGTTGCATCGCTTCGCCCCTCAATTCGCGGACCCGGAAACGGCGAAACTGATCGGGGCATCAACCCTTTTACTCCTGACAATCCTGATTCTGATTCCCCTTGAGCGGCGGAGGAAACGCGATCGTGAGCAACGACTCGCCGAACATCATCGCATGATGTCCGAAGGCGACTCATCCCCCTCGACCTGA
- a CDS encoding NADPH-dependent FMN reductase, with protein MSLDLLVLYGSVRSDRQGIKAARFLEAMCQVRGHRATLIDPKEVDLPLLDRMYKEYPAGQAPEPLERLASQIKAADAFIVVSGEYNHSIPPALSNLLSHFLEEWFWRPSAIVCYSAGAFGGVRAAMQLRAMLCELGTPSIPSLLPIPKVQDVFTEDGSPLNDAWPRRASKFLDELEWYAQALKAARGSGVPY; from the coding sequence ATGAGCCTCGACCTGCTCGTCCTGTACGGCTCTGTCCGTTCCGATCGCCAGGGGATCAAGGCCGCTCGATTCCTCGAAGCGATGTGCCAGGTTCGGGGCCATCGGGCCACCTTGATCGATCCGAAAGAGGTCGATCTCCCCCTGCTCGATCGGATGTACAAGGAATATCCGGCTGGCCAGGCTCCCGAACCGCTCGAACGCCTCGCCTCGCAGATCAAGGCGGCCGACGCGTTCATCGTCGTCTCTGGAGAATACAACCACTCGATTCCGCCGGCGCTCTCGAACCTGCTGAGCCACTTTCTGGAAGAGTGGTTCTGGCGTCCGTCGGCGATCGTCTGCTACTCCGCAGGAGCCTTCGGCGGGGTCCGGGCGGCCATGCAGCTCCGGGCGATGCTCTGCGAACTGGGCACGCCAAGCATTCCCTCGCTCCTCCCCATTCCGAAGGTCCAGGATGTGTTTACGGAGGACGGTTCTCCCCTGAACGACGCCTGGCCGCGCAGGGCCTCGAAATTCCTGGACGAGCTGGAATGGTATGCGCAAGCCCTCAAGGCCGCTCGGGGATCGGGAGTCCCTTACTGA
- a CDS encoding tetratricopeptide repeat protein: MDSAPQPDPKDLQRAEAFFNYGNEATARGNLPYAMDMYKNALKIAPLDLKFRQGLRNAMRKKFNNDPSKVGMFAGAKMQPIRLRIKASKGRSHWLEAIEHCEEAFAHNPWDVGVSRDLAEAAEQLGAPALARWALESVQNQAAEDVSFWKHMAHVYAFAEDFPRAILCWERIKKLSPGDEEAARQINALSASQTIHGSGLNNQVKRQESPASTTLPEADEDAEALRGKQAMSPEERMERDIKETPSRPGPYLELASQYRLQQRLDEARDVLARGLKALPDDALLRDTYAEIQIARLRKAIEVIKARLRDHPDDTEAQSKLEKFHAKLSDYELAEYRRRAESRPDDLQLRFELGRRLAAAGQHDAAIAEFQAARSSPALKVKALIGAGASFEASGVPKLAERSYAEALKAADPEDHEVLNDLHYRLGRVAEQMGNLDDAETHYNEVAANNFGYLDVAQRLRSLNQRMSS, encoded by the coding sequence ATGGACTCCGCACCGCAACCCGATCCGAAGGACCTCCAACGAGCCGAGGCGTTCTTCAACTACGGGAATGAAGCCACCGCGCGTGGCAACCTCCCGTACGCGATGGACATGTACAAAAATGCGCTGAAGATTGCCCCGCTGGACCTCAAATTCCGTCAGGGCCTTCGGAACGCCATGCGGAAGAAGTTCAACAACGATCCCTCGAAGGTCGGGATGTTTGCGGGGGCCAAGATGCAGCCGATCCGGCTCCGGATCAAGGCTTCCAAGGGACGCAGCCACTGGCTCGAAGCGATCGAGCATTGCGAAGAAGCGTTCGCGCACAACCCCTGGGATGTCGGCGTCAGCCGAGATCTGGCCGAGGCAGCCGAGCAGCTCGGAGCTCCTGCCCTGGCTCGCTGGGCCCTGGAGTCGGTCCAGAACCAGGCGGCCGAGGATGTGAGCTTCTGGAAACACATGGCCCACGTTTATGCCTTTGCCGAAGACTTCCCCCGAGCCATTCTCTGCTGGGAGCGAATCAAGAAACTCTCTCCGGGAGACGAAGAAGCCGCCCGGCAGATCAACGCCCTGTCGGCCAGTCAGACAATTCACGGCAGCGGCCTGAACAACCAGGTCAAACGCCAGGAGTCGCCCGCCTCCACGACTTTGCCCGAGGCAGACGAGGACGCCGAGGCCCTGCGCGGCAAGCAAGCCATGAGTCCCGAGGAACGCATGGAGCGGGACATCAAGGAGACCCCCTCCCGTCCCGGCCCTTACCTCGAACTGGCCTCACAGTACCGACTCCAGCAACGACTGGACGAAGCGAGGGACGTGCTGGCTCGCGGCCTGAAAGCCCTTCCCGACGACGCCTTGCTCCGAGACACCTACGCCGAAATTCAGATCGCCCGGCTCCGCAAAGCCATCGAAGTCATCAAGGCTCGCCTGCGTGACCATCCCGACGACACCGAAGCGCAGAGCAAGCTTGAGAAATTTCACGCCAAGCTCTCCGATTACGAACTCGCCGAGTACCGTCGTCGCGCCGAATCCCGCCCCGACGATCTGCAACTTCGCTTCGAGCTCGGCCGCCGACTCGCTGCGGCCGGGCAGCACGACGCGGCCATCGCCGAGTTCCAGGCCGCTCGGTCCTCTCCCGCCCTGAAGGTCAAGGCCCTCATCGGCGCAGGAGCCTCGTTCGAGGCCAGCGGCGTCCCCAAACTCGCCGAACGCAGCTACGCCGAAGCCTTGAAGGCCGCGGACCCGGAAGACCACGAGGTCCTGAACGATCTTCATTACCGCCTCGGCCGGGTGGCCGAGCAAATGGGGAACCTCGACGACGCCGAAACTCACTACAACGAGGTCGCCGCCAACAACTTTGGTTATCTCGACGTGGCGCAGCGGCTCCGGAGCTTGAACCAGCGGATGTCTTCGTGA
- the infA gene encoding translation initiation factor IF-1, which yields MAKEEPLRTEGRIVEALPNTQFMVELENGHRVLAHIAGKMRKNFIRIVPGDRVTVEITPYDITKGRIVYRER from the coding sequence GTGGCCAAAGAGGAACCGTTACGGACCGAAGGGCGCATCGTCGAGGCGCTGCCCAACACACAGTTCATGGTCGAGCTGGAAAATGGCCACCGTGTGCTGGCTCATATCGCCGGAAAGATGCGCAAGAATTTTATCCGCATCGTCCCCGGTGACCGGGTGACCGTCGAGATCACCCCGTACGATATCACCAAGGGCCGCATTGTCTATCGAGAGCGCTGA
- a CDS encoding DinB family protein, which produces METTDRDALLRAHLLELLDAGAAHLDFESAVSGLDPALWGVRPEGLPHSPWELLEHLRICQRDILDFCRSADFAPLQWPDDYWPDQETVPNDLAWDRAIASFRSDAQAMRDLIADPQTDLLKPLPWGTGQSIAREAMLLADHNAYHLGQLVCVRRLLGAWGDA; this is translated from the coding sequence TTGGAGACGACCGACCGAGATGCCCTGCTCCGCGCCCACCTGCTCGAATTGCTCGATGCCGGGGCGGCGCACCTCGATTTCGAATCGGCGGTCAGCGGACTCGATCCGGCTTTATGGGGGGTTCGCCCCGAGGGCCTTCCCCACTCTCCCTGGGAACTCCTGGAACATCTCCGGATTTGCCAGCGAGACATTCTCGACTTCTGCCGATCGGCCGACTTCGCCCCGCTTCAGTGGCCCGACGACTACTGGCCCGACCAGGAGACGGTCCCGAACGACCTCGCCTGGGACCGCGCGATCGCTTCCTTCCGATCCGACGCTCAGGCGATGCGCGACCTGATCGCCGACCCTCAAACCGACCTGCTCAAGCCCCTTCCCTGGGGAACCGGCCAGTCCATTGCCCGAGAGGCCATGCTGCTGGCCGACCATAACGCCTACCACCTCGGTCAGCTCGTCTGTGTGCGTCGCCTCCTAGGAGCCTGGGGCGACGCATGA
- a CDS encoding DUF4058 family protein, whose amino-acid sequence MRPPFPGMDPWLEHPTIWPDVHNRLIAAIADVLVPMVDPRYFVGVESRMVLYPSPDDPRGARPDLAITRGQIDAPMPPPRGGGVAVAQQVEAEVEVVEVDLPVREEAIEETYLEIRDTRSHLLVTILEILSPSNKSSGRGREAYLAKREEVLETQTNLVEIDLLRDGEVTPTTPPIRSHYRVLVSRSVGRPRAQVFAWNLRTPLPDIPIPLLPGDAEPILPLNATLHDLIDRARFFRRLDYEKPPFPPLSEPDMVWANAIVAPPRPS is encoded by the coding sequence ATGAGACCACCCTTTCCCGGCATGGACCCCTGGCTCGAACACCCGACCATCTGGCCGGACGTGCATAATCGCCTGATCGCCGCGATCGCCGATGTGCTCGTGCCGATGGTCGACCCCCGATATTTCGTCGGGGTCGAGAGCCGGATGGTCCTGTATCCTTCGCCAGACGACCCAAGGGGGGCACGGCCCGACCTGGCCATCACAAGGGGGCAGATCGACGCTCCCATGCCTCCGCCCAGAGGGGGAGGGGTCGCGGTCGCGCAGCAGGTTGAGGCGGAAGTGGAGGTCGTCGAGGTCGATCTGCCCGTTCGGGAGGAGGCGATCGAGGAAACCTACCTGGAAATCCGGGACACGAGATCGCATCTGCTGGTCACGATCCTTGAAATCCTCTCCCCGAGCAACAAATCAAGCGGCCGGGGGCGGGAAGCATACCTCGCCAAGCGGGAGGAGGTGCTGGAAACGCAAACGAACCTCGTCGAGATCGACCTGCTCCGGGACGGCGAGGTGACCCCCACGACACCCCCGATCCGCAGCCATTACCGCGTCCTCGTCAGTCGGAGCGTCGGACGCCCCCGGGCTCAGGTCTTTGCCTGGAATCTTCGGACTCCACTGCCGGACATTCCCATCCCCCTGCTCCCCGGCGACGCCGAGCCAATCCTCCCCCTCAACGCCACCCTGCACGACCTGATCGACCGCGCCCGGTTCTTCCGCAGGCTCGACTACGAGAAGCCCCCCTTCCCTCCCCTCTCGGAACCGGACATGGTCTGGGCGAACGCGATCGTTGCTCCGCCTCGCCCCTCCTGA
- a CDS encoding DUF1549 domain-containing protein: MLRRHHPGRILLGLSPAIVAALALIGPQVARAEEAPPADEIGSPASLTIAPGDVLLSGRRASAQLIATATDPNGALRDLTRLVQWTSLDPEIALIDARGRVTPVGDGEARIVASGGSVEAQTTVRVERMAEPHPVSFRQDVMPALSQASCNMGACHGTPTGKGGFRLSLRGYLPDEDYQTLSREIAGRRVDPFDPDNSMLLRKPLGELAHEGGVRLFRDTKTFEFLRDWIAEGVKDDPESAKAVALEIVPGDRVLNEPARSQQIVARVRYDDGTVRDVTPICYYDSSNTDIAEVDPSGFVSFKKRGEVAVIAHYLDLVAVVRLTHLIEVPGFAEVEVPQDNLVDAAVFAKLNRMRIAPSEPCSDEEFVRRVYLDTIGVMPTSEEARAFLEDPSPTRYETLIDDLLERPEFNEFWALKFADILRSNSRLIKSKGAYAFHRWIRSQLEQNAPIDQFVRDLLTADGSTFDNPPANYYRISRSPEEAVETTAQLFLGVRISCAKCHNHPFERWTQDDYYGFAAFFARVKQKPGMKPDEEIIFAADGGDVRQPRTNQVMPPKALGGPVYEEAQTSADRQLRLAEWLTSEENDFFARSMTNRIWYHLMGKGIVDPVDDFRDSNPASNVELLDGLAAEFADSGFDLRHLARTILNSRTYRLSARSNELNADDEVYFSHAVTKLLSAEVLLDAISTVADVPTAFNGLPANSRAISIPDGQMDHPFLKTFGRPARELACECERESDSNLSQALQLIGGSTVHDKLRADGGRMHLLAESGKSAKEIIDELYAVSLSRSPTETEQAAAIAHIEGAENRRQAIEDLGWVLINSKEFLFRH; this comes from the coding sequence ATGCTGCGACGACACCACCCGGGACGGATTCTGCTGGGGCTTTCGCCTGCCATAGTCGCCGCCCTGGCCCTGATCGGCCCTCAGGTCGCTCGGGCCGAGGAGGCTCCGCCGGCCGATGAGATCGGCTCACCCGCAAGCCTGACCATCGCCCCTGGCGATGTCTTGCTGTCCGGTCGCCGGGCCTCGGCTCAGTTGATCGCCACGGCGACCGACCCCAACGGCGCACTGCGTGACCTGACGCGACTGGTTCAGTGGACCAGCCTCGACCCTGAGATCGCGCTGATTGATGCTCGGGGCCGCGTGACTCCGGTCGGCGATGGTGAGGCCCGGATCGTCGCCTCCGGTGGAAGCGTCGAGGCACAAACAACCGTCCGCGTCGAGCGGATGGCGGAGCCGCACCCGGTCAGCTTCCGTCAGGATGTCATGCCGGCCCTCAGCCAGGCCAGTTGCAATATGGGAGCCTGCCACGGCACCCCGACGGGCAAGGGAGGATTCCGCCTCAGCCTTCGCGGGTATCTGCCTGACGAGGATTACCAGACCCTCAGCCGAGAGATCGCCGGCCGCCGCGTCGATCCGTTCGACCCTGACAACAGCATGCTCCTCCGCAAGCCACTCGGTGAGTTGGCCCACGAGGGTGGCGTCCGCCTGTTCCGAGACACCAAGACCTTCGAGTTCCTGCGAGATTGGATCGCCGAAGGTGTCAAGGACGACCCCGAGAGCGCCAAAGCCGTGGCCCTGGAAATTGTCCCCGGCGACCGCGTCCTGAACGAGCCCGCCCGCTCGCAACAAATCGTCGCCCGGGTTCGTTACGACGACGGCACGGTCCGAGACGTGACCCCGATCTGCTACTACGACTCATCGAACACCGACATCGCCGAGGTCGACCCCTCCGGCTTCGTCAGCTTCAAGAAGCGTGGCGAGGTGGCGGTCATCGCCCACTATCTCGACCTCGTCGCCGTCGTCCGCCTGACCCACCTGATCGAGGTCCCCGGCTTCGCCGAGGTGGAGGTTCCTCAGGATAATCTGGTTGACGCCGCGGTCTTCGCCAAGCTCAACCGCATGCGGATCGCTCCCTCGGAACCCTGCAGCGACGAGGAATTCGTCCGCCGCGTTTACCTCGACACCATCGGCGTCATGCCGACTTCCGAGGAAGCCCGCGCGTTCCTCGAAGATCCCTCGCCCACGCGTTACGAAACGCTGATCGACGATCTGCTCGAACGCCCTGAGTTCAACGAGTTCTGGGCCTTGAAGTTCGCCGACATCCTTCGGTCGAACTCCCGCCTGATCAAGTCGAAGGGAGCCTATGCCTTCCATCGCTGGATCCGCTCGCAACTGGAGCAGAATGCCCCGATCGACCAGTTCGTCCGTGATCTGCTGACGGCCGACGGCTCGACCTTCGACAACCCGCCGGCGAACTACTACCGAATCAGTCGCTCTCCGGAAGAGGCCGTCGAGACCACCGCCCAGCTCTTCCTCGGTGTCCGGATTTCCTGCGCCAAGTGCCACAATCACCCGTTCGAACGCTGGACCCAGGACGATTACTACGGCTTCGCCGCCTTCTTTGCCCGGGTCAAGCAGAAGCCCGGCATGAAGCCCGACGAGGAAATCATCTTCGCGGCCGACGGTGGCGACGTTCGCCAGCCCCGGACCAATCAGGTCATGCCTCCTAAGGCCCTCGGCGGCCCCGTTTACGAGGAAGCGCAGACCTCCGCCGACCGCCAGCTGCGTCTGGCCGAGTGGCTCACGAGCGAGGAAAACGACTTCTTCGCCCGCAGCATGACCAACCGCATCTGGTATCACCTGATGGGCAAGGGGATCGTGGATCCGGTCGATGACTTCCGTGACTCGAATCCTGCATCCAATGTCGAACTGCTCGACGGCCTTGCCGCCGAATTCGCCGACAGCGGGTTCGACCTGCGGCACCTCGCCCGCACCATTCTCAACAGCCGGACCTACCGCCTGAGCGCCCGAAGCAACGAGCTGAACGCCGACGACGAGGTCTATTTCTCGCACGCCGTCACCAAGCTCCTCTCGGCCGAGGTCTTGCTCGACGCCATCTCGACCGTGGCTGATGTGCCGACCGCGTTCAACGGCCTGCCGGCCAACTCCCGGGCCATCTCGATCCCGGATGGTCAGATGGATCACCCGTTCCTCAAGACCTTCGGGCGCCCGGCCCGCGAACTCGCCTGCGAGTGCGAACGCGAGAGCGATTCGAACCTCTCTCAGGCCTTGCAATTAATCGGCGGCTCCACCGTCCACGACAAGCTCCGCGCCGACGGAGGCCGGATGCACCTGCTGGCCGAGTCGGGCAAGTCGGCCAAGGAGATCATCGACGAACTCTACGCCGTTTCCCTCTCTCGATCCCCGACGGAGACGGAGCAGGCCGCGGCCATTGCCCACATCGAGGGGGCCGAGAATCGTCGTCAGGCGATCGAGGACCTCGGCTGGGTCCTGATCAACTCCAAGGAATTCCTCTTCCGTCACTGA
- the pgi gene encoding glucose-6-phosphate isomerase: MSIATSTAWKTLSTHAETIASHHLRDLLNDPVRCRAMVAEAEGITLDFSRQNATPETLKLLLDLAEEAKLQDSIQAMFRGDRINTTEDRAVLHVALRAPKGTSITVDGANVVDQVHSVLEKIRGFSDRVRSGEWKGATGKPLTDVVSIGIGGSYLGPEFVHEALRTDPDCARAAQGRRLRFLANVDPIDVARNLEGLNPETTLVVIVSKTFTTAETMLNAKTVRQWLVGSLGSESVAKHMVAVSTNLDGVKEFGIDPENAFGFWDWVGGRYSVCSAVGVVPLALQYGMDHVEPFLKGAHAIDRHFLETPFESNLPVLLGLFGIWNSTFLQRPDRALLPYCQALLKLAPHIQQVDMESNGKRVGLDGQTLPYPTGEIDFGEPGTNGQHSFYQLLHQGRVVPADFIGFTKSQTPVSVEGEPVSNHDELMANFFAQPDALAVGKTSEEVEAEGVPAALVPHKVFPGNRPSNVLLLDGWLNPEACGKLLALYEHRTAVQGFLWGINSFDQWGVELGKVLAKQVRAQLSATRKESAPIEGFNPSTTALLRKFLGV; the protein is encoded by the coding sequence ATGTCCATCGCCACCTCGACCGCCTGGAAAACCCTCTCCACCCACGCCGAAACGATCGCCTCGCACCACCTCCGCGACCTCCTCAACGATCCCGTGCGCTGCCGGGCAATGGTCGCCGAGGCTGAGGGAATCACCCTCGATTTCTCCCGCCAGAACGCCACGCCCGAGACGCTCAAACTCCTGCTCGATCTGGCCGAGGAGGCGAAGCTCCAAGACTCGATCCAGGCCATGTTTCGGGGGGATCGGATCAACACGACCGAGGACCGCGCGGTCCTTCACGTTGCCCTGCGAGCGCCGAAGGGAACCTCGATCACCGTGGACGGCGCAAACGTCGTCGATCAGGTCCACTCCGTCCTGGAGAAGATCCGGGGGTTCAGCGATCGCGTCCGATCGGGCGAGTGGAAAGGGGCGACGGGTAAACCCCTGACCGACGTCGTCTCGATCGGCATCGGTGGCAGTTACCTCGGCCCCGAATTCGTCCACGAAGCCCTTCGCACCGATCCCGATTGCGCCCGGGCCGCCCAGGGCCGACGCCTCCGATTCCTGGCCAATGTCGATCCGATCGACGTGGCCCGCAACCTGGAAGGCCTGAACCCCGAAACGACCCTCGTGGTGATCGTCTCTAAGACCTTCACAACGGCCGAGACGATGCTGAACGCCAAGACGGTTCGCCAGTGGCTGGTCGGCTCGCTCGGCTCCGAGAGCGTGGCGAAGCATATGGTCGCCGTCAGCACCAATCTCGATGGCGTGAAGGAGTTTGGCATCGACCCGGAGAACGCCTTCGGCTTTTGGGACTGGGTCGGCGGCCGCTACAGCGTCTGCAGCGCCGTCGGTGTCGTGCCGCTGGCCCTCCAGTACGGCATGGATCATGTCGAGCCCTTTTTAAAGGGCGCTCATGCGATCGACCGTCATTTCCTCGAAACCCCCTTCGAGAGCAACCTGCCGGTCCTGCTCGGGCTGTTCGGCATCTGGAACTCGACGTTTCTGCAACGCCCGGACCGGGCCTTGCTTCCCTACTGCCAGGCACTCTTGAAGCTGGCTCCTCATATTCAGCAAGTGGACATGGAATCGAACGGCAAGCGCGTTGGGCTCGACGGCCAAACCTTACCTTACCCGACGGGCGAGATCGACTTCGGTGAACCGGGCACAAACGGTCAGCACAGCTTCTATCAGCTCTTGCATCAAGGCCGCGTGGTGCCGGCCGACTTCATCGGCTTCACCAAAAGCCAAACGCCAGTCAGCGTCGAGGGCGAACCTGTTTCGAATCATGATGAGTTGATGGCAAACTTCTTCGCCCAGCCCGATGCGCTGGCCGTCGGCAAGACGAGCGAGGAGGTCGAGGCCGAAGGGGTTCCCGCCGCGCTCGTCCCGCACAAGGTCTTTCCCGGCAATCGACCGTCGAACGTCTTGCTTCTCGACGGCTGGCTCAATCCCGAAGCCTGCGGCAAGCTGCTCGCGCTTTACGAGCACCGAACCGCGGTCCAGGGCTTCCTCTGGGGAATCAACTCGTTCGATCAGTGGGGGGTTGAGCTAGGGAAGGTCCTGGCGAAACAGGTCCGCGCACAACTCTCAGCCACCCGCAAGGAATCCGCCCCGATCGAGGGATTCAATCCCTCGACGACAGCACTCCTTCGAAAATTTCTCGGCGTTTGA